The DNA sequence TACTCGTCATAAACCTATGCGGACAGTATCAGAGCCCAGTCGGCACTAAAACAAGACGACAAATATTATCTTCTGCCTCGACACTCACCATACCGAGGGTGCGGGCGACCTCATCTACGGGTTGAGTTGGGGCGTCGAGTAGGGCTCTCGTTAGTAAGCCTCGGTAGTGCTTGGCCATGTGCGAGATAGTTTTGCTTTGGGAATTGGCGATGCGGACATCCCACCATTGGACATTGTTGTTTGACTGATTTGGCTTTGTGACACGATAAAGTTCGGATCGCAAATCAACCGCGACATTATCGTTATCACCGGAGCTTATTGACGAGTTTCGGATTCCCCTATCATTATCAACTTTTGCTCGATTCGGACTCCACTGCGCAAACTGCTTGCGCCAGAATGACTTTAACGGACCGACGCCGGGAAGCGAGACGTTCATCGAAAGACGATAGGAGGGTATCAAGTCCTCGCCTGTGGTCACGCCGAATAAACCTGAGAAGATCAGCACGTCATCACCCTTGTGCAACTGCGCCGCCTCGTATAGCACGCCTGTATACACCTCGCGCGCCGGTGCACAGGGTGCCGAAAGAATGTCACATTGCGCGACAATTTCATGGGCACCCTTGGCCCCGACCTTCAATATTCTGGCTGCGTCATCACGTTTCGATACTTCAATTAACGCTGAGAGAACCGCTCCTCTGGCTTCGTTCAGTTCTGGGAAAGACAGACGTTCCAAGTCGAACGTCGGGCCTCCCCTGGGTGTGGCCTTGCCTTCGGACGGCGGTAAAAGGAGATGCATGATCCCAAGTCTATCGAACCGGCGATCCCAAACTCAACATGAATCGAGTCCGCACCGTCGAGACAAACGGAACATCGTCTGCAAACACCACATTGAACATTCGAATCAATTAACGAACTTTTGTAAGCCAACAATCAGCCTTTAGAACCGCTACAAACGTTTTCAACACGTTCACTAGTTGTAAATCCAAATCCAATTTAATGATCCCAGAACTTCTGTAAATAAACGAAAATCACAATGTAAAGACTTTACAGACAAAATGTCGCAAAGCCCACAAAACGATATAAAACCATTGTTTTATGCAAATGAAATTGTTATCTTCTTCTTACATTGCCACAAAATAAGGAGTTTCATGACCAACAATCTCAATACCGCGTCCGGCCAGCCTTGGGCCGACAACACCCATTCGCAGACCGCCGGCGTGCGCGGCCCGGTGCTGCTACAGGACTACCAGCTGGTCGAAAAGCTCGCCCACTTCAACCGCGAGCGCATCCCGGACCGCGTAGTGCACGCCAAGGGCGCCGGTGCTTACGGCACCTTCAAGCTCACTCGCGACATGAGCGAATACACGAAGGCGGACGTCTTCAACGGCGTCGGCAAGAAGACCCCGATCTTCCTGCGCTTCTCCCAGGTGGCCGGCGAGCTCGGCTACCCCGACACCCTGCGCGACGTGCGCGGCTTCGCGTTGCGTTTCTACACCCAGCAAGGCAACTACGACATCGTCGGCAACAACACGCCGACCTTCTTCATCCAGGACCCGCTGAAGTTCCCCGACTTCATCCACTCCCAGAAGCGCGACCTGCGCACCCACCTGCGCAATCAGACCCGCCAGTGGGATTTCTGGGCGCACTCCCCCGAGAGCGTGCACCAGGTCACCTATCTGATGGGCGACCGCGGCAACCCGGCCAGCTACCGCACCATGAACGGCTATGGCAGCCATACCTTCAAGTGGGTCACCGCCGACGGCACCGCCTTCTGGGTCAAGTACCACTTCATGAGCGAGCAGGGTGTGGTCAACATGAGCGAAGAGACCGCCACCAAAGCCGCCAGCGAAGACACCGACTACCTGCTGCACGAGCTCTTCGACGCCATCGAGTCCAAGAACTACCCGTCCTGGAAGGTCTGCGTGCAGATCCTGCCTTACGAAGAGGGTCTGAACTACAAGCACGACATCTTCGACATCACCAAGGTCGTCTCCCACAAGGACTACCCGCTGATCAAGATCGGCGAGTTCACCCTGAACCGCAACCCCGACAACTACTTCGAGGACGTCGAGGAATCCGCGTTCGCGCCGGCCAACTTCGTGCCGGGCATCGAGCCAACACCTGACAAAATGCTGCAGGGCCGCCTCTTCGCTTATAAGGACGCCGCGCGCTACCGCCTCGGTGCCAACTACGAACAGCTCAAGGTTAACCGCCCCATCAATGGGGTACACAACTACGAGCGTGACGGCAACATGACCAACAACGCGCAGGATGGCTCCGTTGACTATGAGCCGAACAGCTTCGACGGCCCGACCGAGGACACCTCCGCCCGCAACCACGGCGACCAGCTGGAAGGTAAGACCGGAAACTATGCCGCCTACGAGCCCGACAACTTCTCTGCCGCCGGCGCGCTTTACAATGTGCTGAGCGAGGAAGAGAAGCAGCGTCTGGTCGCCACCATCGCCTCCAACCTAGGTCAGGTCGAAGGCGAGCATGCCGAAGAAATCAAAGTCCTCGAGACCAAGCAGTTCTATCAGGCCGACCCCGATTACGGCACCCGCGTTGCCGAGGCGCTCGGGCTGAATCTTGACGACATCAAGTGAAACGGAGCAACTGACCTGACGCGTTCAATGCGAGTCTGAACAGTTCAGAGTGGAGTCCTTCTTGTGTACAACGCATGAGGAGGGCTCCACTTTTGTATGTTCACACCATCAAAATCCTTCAAGGATATTTGGAAAAATAAAAGGTATCCCTCTCAGCTCTTGGCGAGGAATACCTTTTGCGATATTCAGGCTATCAGCCGACAGAACTCGTCGCTGACAGCCTGAGTCCAATTCCAATGCGGTTTACAAGTACATTTCAGCCAAATACTTGTATGTGTTCTTGCGCGCTTCAAGGCTGTAGACCGGAACATGAACCATTAGCTCGTCAATCTGGTAGGCGGCGATTTCATCGTCCAAAATCTCCTTGACCTGCTGCTTTGTGCCCTTAATCAGTATCCGGTTATCATAGGCGTGCTTCAAGCGTTCCTCATCGGATTCGGTATAGACATACGATTCGGCCCTATCCGGAGACACCAACGTGGCTTGCGGATGGCCGAGCGTCAAATACGACAGTTCAAATGACTTCTCATGGCGGCGCAGCTCCTCCTCGGTTTCGGTGATGAGCACCCGGTAGTCCATACTCACGATTGGACGGTCAAAGAAGACGCTCGGTTTGAAGGATTCACGGTACTCGCGGAAGACGCTCGGCGAAATGCCAGGGTTGTAGCCGAACCATTTCACGAAGCTGTAACCTAGACCAAGCTGCGCGGCTTTCAACGCCGACTGCCCGCTTGACCCCAGCATCCATGGCTCCGGCACGTCTTCACCGGTGTTAGGAGCCGCGAAAACATTACGATACAGCGGACTGGCCTCGGTGGCCTGCGTGTCCTTGAGCAGCGCAAGGATATCGTTGATTTTGCCGTACATCTGCGGGTCCCGGTCCAGCTGCGACTGACCTTCCGACAACGCCATGATTTCCGCAGGCCCGCCGCCCGGAGCCCTGCCCAACCCCAAATCGATGCGTCCAGGAGCGATGGCTTCGAGTGTCTTGAAGGTTTCGGCGATTTTCAACGGCGAATAATGCATGATCATGGTGCCACCGGTGCCAAGCCGGATATTCTTCGTGGCAGCTGCATAGTAGGCTACCAGCAGTTCCGGCGCGATGCTGGCACTGGCCGGGAAACCATGGTGCTCGGAGAACCAATAGCGGCTGTAGCCAAGGCTTTCAACATATTGAACAAGCCCCTTGGTCTTTTGCACGTTCTCTTTCGGCGTTTCCCCGGTGTTGAGCATCAACAAATCATGAACGGCTAATCTCAAGGCTGGTCTCCCATCTGTTACTCGTATAGGAACATTTTCAATGTTGCGCTATAGTGGAATTTCTTTGCAACATCAATAACCAAACCGGTCAGACAGCTGCATTTCCTTATTTTCAACGCTACAACAATCAAGACGCAGGAATCAATGATTTCCGCTTTAGCCCGAAAAGATGCCGTTCCTAACTCAAGCGAGCTTATCGAACTTGGACACCAGGAGATAAGAAAACTTGAAATCCATAGTTTTTGACTATTCGTTCAAAAACTGGTATAGTGCCAGGTATGGCAAGACCAAGAAGTTTTGATGAACACAAGGTGCTCGAACAATGTCGCGAGATTTTCTGTATGCACGGCTACGACGCCACTTCGATCGATGACCTCGTAGCCGCTGCCGGGCTGAAACGCGGGAGTCTCTACCAGGCGTTTGGCAGCAAACGCGGGGTGTTTCTGAAAGTATTGCAAGGAACATTGGACGCTACTACGACCGGGAGCAGGGTAGCAGACAAATCTGAAACTGACGGGCATGATGAAATTCCTGCCGAAACCACTTCCGTTCCAGACCGATCCGCATCTACCGAAAAAATTATCCGAGCCGAACCGCAATCCCCCACAAACAACCTATTCTCGAAGGATGTTCTGAACCTTGTCACCATCGCCTGCTTGGAACTTGCACCACATGACGCGAAGGTCCGCGACACCATCGCACAGTGGCAATCTCTGATTCCGCCCGAACAAGCCGCACTGCTATCGCAAGCCCTCGGAGACAATCTGCTTAACCGTGCGGGCATTGTCGCAGGGCAGACAACAGACTCAATCAATTCAATCCGCATATATCCGAATTAATCAAACTTTTTAAAACCAAGATCACAAAAGGAAGTATCACTATGTCCGAAACACAGAATAAGCAGGAAAACGACAACGACGCAAGCCGTAACGATTCTAGGAATACGGGTAGCAACACCGTAACGATCGAAGGAAGGACCCTGAAAGTCGTGCCGAATGGTCTTAACAAACTTTGGTCGTTCAAGGGCAATCTCGAGATTCCGCTGAGCCACGTGGCAGGCGCGACGCTCGACCCCGGATTCAACATGTCCGGACGCCGTGCGTTCCGCAATCCCGGCCTAGCCACTCCCGGCAAAAAAGCCGGAACGTTCAAGTTTCCCGACGGAGACACTGAGTTTTGGAACATTGCCCAGCCCGAACAACCGCTGGTCGTTCAGCTGCACGATGAGAAATTCGACCGGTTGGTTCTGGGCATAGCCGACCCGAGACAGGTTGCAGATGCCATCAATGCTGCGATTGAATAAAAGACCGGGCTACGATATTCAATCGGTTTCCTGATAAGCTTGTCTCTATTGAAAAGAGACAACCGGAAGAAAGCCGATTATTTATGACTGCCAATGTTGACAACCCACAGGCGCAGGATCCCGCGAAACGCGATTCACAGGAGATCGAAGACAATCGCGAGAATTGGGACGACCGCGCCGCAGTCCATTTCAACGGCAGCTACGGGGATATTGACGCGCGGATCAATGCCTCTCCCTTGTCAAATCCCATCGTCCGGCGCGATTATGAAGTCCTGAAACCGTACCTGCCAAATCACTCAGTCGAAGGCCAGCGGCTGCTGCATTTGCAATGCCATATCGGCACCGACACTGTCTGCTGGGCCCAGCTGGGCGCGAAAGACGTCTGCGGGCTGGACTTCTCCCCCGCCTCGCTGCGTTACGCCCGTCAGATAGCCAAAAAGGCCGGAGAAGATATCACCTATGTTGAGGCCGACGCTCGTAAAGCGGCCGAAGCACTTCCCGGCAAACAATTCGACGTCATTGTCACCAGTGTCGGAACGGTGACGTGGCTTCCGACGTTGGATCAATGGGCGCAATCCATCTCCAAGCTTCTCGCCCCGAACGGCGTCTTCATGATCCGCGACAACCATCCGCTGCAGTTTGCGCTCGGCGATGACGGCTTGAGCATTGGCAACAGCTACTTCCCGGGCACCGAGGATTCGTACGATACCGAAAACACCTACACTCTGGCACCTCAGAACGAAGATTCCGACAACACCAATTCGGACAAGCCCGAAAACGAAGGCTCAGCAACACCGAAAATCACCCATACCCACAACCACAACTGGGCCCATGATTTCGATGAGATGACCACGGTGCTGATTGACGCTGGCCTACGCATTGAGAAGATCAGCGAATACGACATCTCCGACTGGCAGGCGACGCCGCTCCTCGAATTCGATGAACAAGACCAATCGTGGCATATGCCGCAAGGTTATCCGAAAATTCCACTTACGTTCTCCATTGTGGCGCGAAAAGCCTGAGCTGCATAATGATACCCACAAGTTCTACCAAGCCATCGACTACACGCTAGATAAGCTGCAGACACAATTCGGTAAAAGGCTGAAGTAAGCAGCGGTCAGTTCAGTTTGGCGTATTCTTCTGGGTCGACCGGTTCAAGCCACTCGTTCGAGGCGCTTTCCTGCGGCACCATCACGGCTACGTGAGAGAACGGTTCGTTCGGGCTGGCGCCGTGCCAGTGCTTGGTTTCCGGAGGCACGACCACCACGTCGCCGGGGCGCAGTTCGCGCACCGGCTCGCCCTCGAACTGGCAGTATCCGCGCCCGCCGACGGCGATGAGGATCTGCGTGGCCTTGTGGTGAATATGCCAATGGTTCCTGCAACAGGCCTCGAAGGTCACGTTGGCGACCCTGGCCTGATCCGTGCCACCCAGCGGGGCATTGTAGCTCTGGCCGTCAAAATACTGGGCGTAGGCATCGTTGGGATGACCCATCGGGAACGGGCTTGGATTCGTAAATGTTGTTGCCATTTTCTTTTTCTCTTTCTATCGAAATTGTTCGTAAGTGATATGCGACTCGGTTTATTAGCCTTCCGATAAGCTAAGTCAGATATCAATCGAGGTATCTGCAATTGCTGATAAAGCCGCCGGCACAATCAGCGGCCACTAAACACCGGGAAATCGCTGGCCTCGCCGTAATCTTTGACCTTCGGCATATTGCGCAGTGTCTGCATGTCTTCGGTGCTGATGCTGAAATCGACTTCGGCGTTGGCCCTGATGTGCGCTTCGGAAGAGGCCTTGGGAAGCGGCAACGTGCCAAGTTCCAAACAGTAGCGAATCATAAGTTGCGGCACCGAGACATCGTAACGTTCCGCCATCCTGGTAAGCGTCGGGTTGCCCGCCATCTCACCGTGGGCAATCGGCGAATAAGCCTCAACCAAGATGTCGTCTTTCTTCGCGGTGTCCAGCAGGTCGAAGCGCGTATTACCCACGTGCGTGAGCAGCTGGTTGACCACCGGCTTGATCTCGCCGTGCTGCAGGATGTTGTCAAGGTCGACGTCCTCGAAATTCGAGACGCCGATGGCACGCACGTTACCGGCCTTCACAGCTTCCTCCATCGCCCGCCATGCCTCAAGATTACCTTCGAAGCAATGGTCGCCCTCATGGAAGTGGCTCCACGGTTCGGGTGCATGGATGAGCAACAGATCGATGTAGTCGACGTCGAGGGCCTTGAGCGAGGCCTCAATGGAATCCTTGGCGGACTGGTAATCCTTGTGTTCGGCCCTTACCTTCGTGCTGACGAACACATCCTCGCGCTTCAAGCCCGAGGCGCGAACACCTTCGCCCACGCCACGCTCGTTCTCGTATGCCTGAGCCGTATCAACGTAACGGTATCCGCACGCGAGCGCCGTCTGCACTGCCGCCCCGGCCTTGTCATCATCAATCAGCCAGGTCCCGAATCCCAGCTTGGGAATTTTCACCCCGTTGTTCAATGTGTAATCTTCGTCGAGTATTGTCATCTTTGTTCCTTTCGAATCGCATCTATCGTCGTATAACGACATCTATCGCCAACTATAAAAACTTCAAGTGCTTGAACACCAAATTACGCCAGCAAAGTATTGGTCAGGTTCCGTCTATCGAGGCAACGGCAACCGCTTCCTCCGCCTGAATTTCGTCTGCCCGCCCGCCATGCTCTAGGACGGACTGCACAGACTAAAGGAATCCGTGGAAAGTTACAAAACTACCAACCATCAGAAAATAACGAAATCAGCAGATAAAAACTAAAGGGATATTGTTGCATCGACAGTATTTCGTGCTCACTAGGGAATTTGAAGACAAACCCACGAAACAATAAACACGGATCATTGATACGGACGTTCTAAGATTGCTGGTATGTGTGAAATTTCCATACGTCAAGCCGTCAGAAACGATGCGGCCGCACTGCAGAAGCTCAATAAGAACTGCCTCGGATATGACTATCCCCTTGACCGCACGAGTGAGCGACTTGCCGAGCTGCTGGCTAATCCGGATTGTCGCATTTTCGTCGCCGAAAAGAACGGGAATGCTGTCGGCTACGTTCAAGCCAATACTTATAAGGCGACTTATGGCGACCCTGCGGTCAACGTCATGGGACTTGCAGTTTCGCAGGACGCGCGCGGCAACCACGCAGGACGTCGACTTATGGAAGCCGTCGAGGCCTGGGCGCGCAACATCAATGCCAAAGAGGTGCGGCTCAACTCCGCCGAATTCCGCAAGGACGCCCACAAGTTCTATCAGGCCATCGGTTACACGCTAGACAAGATGCAGACCAGATTCGGAAAACGGCTCCGTTAGTGTGCATCGTATTTATCAAAACGTGACATTCAACAAAACTATTCGAATGTTCCTTCGACACGGCCGGCACCTAGTACTTTGCCATCCAACTCGGCTGCGAGTCTACGATAAGATGCCATCGGCCCACGATTGAATTTCCGACCCACAACAAAAGAAGCATCGTTCAGCTATTTTTCTTTTCTTTCCTTGTCGATATAGAGCTGATACAGTTTGGCAGACTGTGTCTCATCGATTCGGATTCCACTAGTTTGAGACGGCACATATTCCCCATGACTCAATGCCTGTAGATCAGGACCAGCGACAAGAGGCTCATCCAGAGGTTTGACAATCGTGTCGAACATTCGCTTAAGCAATGACAGGTCATCATCGTGCATAGCAGCGATTGATGCTTGATCATTGAAACTCTTTGTCACCAAGCCCCAGTCAAAATGCCAACCGGCATCATGAGCCACCAGTTCCCAGAAAATTCGTTGTGCACGTCCGTTGCCTTCACGAAAAGGATGCAGGTTGTTGAGATTGTCATAATTGACACTCAACCGCTGAATGAATGTCTTGCGGTCCATGCCCTTTAACATGGCATCTTTTTGTAAAACAGACTCAACATGGTGCGACCCGGTCGCCAGAAAAGCCACTGGCAGGAACGTTGAACCTCCCTTGGAGATATCGACGGTACGAAATTCACCGGCCCATGGATAAACTTCGAAGAATAACGACCGATGGATAGAACATAGCTGGCTGATTGTTCCTTCAGCATGCAACTGCTTGCTACGCAAAATAGCACTGGAATAAGTAACAAGCATACTTTCAGCGTGCAGCAAATCCTTCTGAGTCTTTGCACCAACCAGATTTTTCAGGACATCAGTGCCAGCAATAAGATATGGATCAACAAATCTGCCGCATTCAGGCATGGGCTAGATCCCGCCGGACACGGTCTTTAACTCGTTGGCCCCATTCCTCAACATCTATTTTGCCGAAAATGTATTCTTTCGCGTCGGCCATAAATTGCTCATCAACGTGTTGCCCTTCCATCTCAGTGGAATGAACGGCTTGATACACGTCTTGCGCACGCTTCTCGACAACAGTCATAGCGCCAGCATCTTCCTTTCAGAACAACACATCTCGAATAAATCCAGATTATCTCATCAAAGGTATATCAACTTGGGAAACTTGTATCGTTTAGATTGTTCCTGTCTTCAATTTTTAGAATCGAAATCCCCTTATACGCCGGCCGATAAAACAATGCCGGAGGAATACCCCCGGCGACTTGGAGCCTCTCCCTTTCAGAGTGAAGCAATATTCATTTTGACAGAAAACACCGTAATACGCAAATTATCTAAAATGACATATACCAGTAACTTTATGGCTCATTATCAATAACTATGTTGTCGTTTCAAAGGAGAAGATCTTCCAACAGTACCCACGAAACTTAAAATTGAATCTGGTTTACAAAGCCGGATAGGGATAAGCCAGCAAACGACGCTAAAAGCGACTACACAACAGTCCCAGAATTTCTCAATTTCGGAAAGCTTGCTGATATTATTCAGAAGTAGCATTTTTGTTGAGAGGAGCATGATGCTGACGCCAGACCACGAGGACGTGAAAACCGGAAAGAAGCAGGCCGCTGCCCGGACGCTGGTGCATTTTCTCGCCTTCATCCTGATATTCCTTGTGCTCTATGTGCCCGCCTTCATGCTGGTCAAACATGTTCTGCACATCCAGCGCCACGCCAGCGGCGAGAACCGTTGGATGCAGTCCATGTCGGTATCGGCCCCGCTGGAAGTCGCGGCGGTCGTCATCGCCTACCTCGTAGTGGTGATGTTGCTCGAAAAGCGCAGAAACCCTTACGAACTGTGGCTCTCCCGGCTCCCAGGCCTGCTGGTCGGAATGCTCGCGGGCTTCGGTGTCATTGCCCTGTGCGTCGGTATCCTCTTCCTTACCGGCAGCTATCACGTCATCGACTTCAACCCGGACTACTCGCCGTGGATGGATATCTTCGTCATGGGCGTCTGCGGCGGCATCGGCGAGGAAATCGCGTGCCGCGGCATCATCTTCAGGCTGCTCGAGGAATGGATCGGAACCTGGGGCGGCGTTCTGGTTTCCGCTCTGCTGTTTGGACTCATGCACCTGAACAACCCCGGAGCGACGCTGTGGGGAGCACTCGCCCTCGCGATAGAGTCCGGCGTACTGTTCGCGGCCATTTACGCATGGACCAGATCATTGTGGTGGGTCATCGGCTTCCATGCCATGTGGAACGTCGCCGAGGGACCGATATTCGGTTCCGTCGTCTCCGGCACCGGCAAGCAATCGTCATGGCTCATCGCGAGTTGGCAAGGCCCCGCGATCCTGACCGGCGGCGCTTTCGGCTTCGAAGCCAGCATCGTTCCAGTCGTGGTGTGCGGTGCGATTGCGATGTTTCTCTTGGTGTTTCTACAGAAGGAAGGAAAAATGGTAAAACCTTTGTGGAAACGAAGCATAAGCAGCCTATAAACGAACAGCAAAGATTATCTAAACTCACTCCTCGCTAATGATTTTAGAACCAAGTTTTATACAAAGACGCAAGAGTGAAAGCGAAATCACCTCTTACCTATATAATGATGATATACATGTAAATTTTCATGCAAATATGAGGTTGAAATGAGTATTGAAGTACCTTTGGACACGATGGTTCCTATCAGCACGTTTAGCCGCGGAGGCGCAAGCAAAGCTTTCGCGCGGGTCAAGGATGGCAGGCCAGTTACTGTGCTGCGCAACAATGAACCCACTTACGTTATCGTCGACCGACACGATTACGAAGAGCTTCGTCAGGCGCAAATCGAGCAGGAAAACGCTGAAGCACGACGTCAAGTGGAAGCCGGCGAAGGCCACACCTTCTCCAGCGTCCAAGAGATGAGGAATTTCCTCGATGCTTAAGAACATCCACTCAATACCAGCTTTCGAAAAAGACTATCGAGTCCTGAAAAAAACATCGCGACATGGATAAGTTGTGGGCTGCAGTCGACGCAATCATGACCGAAAACCGAGCGAAGCTCGATACATAATACCGTGACCACGCGCTCAAAGGGAACTGGCTGGGCTACCGAGAGCTGCACATCGAAGGCGATTGGCTTCTCATCTACCGTATCGAGGAAAACGGCATCTCATTAGTTCTGACCCGGACGGACACCCACGACAATTTATTTTCGGCCAAAATCTCGAAAAAGATCATAAGACAATACGGAAAGTCATCACGTCATTCTGGCAAAATTGGCAACTAGTCTGTAAGGCCGCAGAATAGAAGCTTTGAATAAATCTATATTTGAACTGAAACATATCTCGTAATCGAATACAACGTTTCAAATCTAAAATTCGGCATGAAGGATTTAAATCTGTGACAGCTTGTTTAGTTGACATATAAAACAACTAGTAACAGACAATACCGGAAATCACCGGAAACATTGGTATTTCAGGGGTTAAAAGCGAAAATATATGTCCGAACGGCTGCCAGTATCTCTCAGCTTTCTGCACGCACGCCCCGTTCCATGTGCTGGGTTTCATTCCGCTTCTTTAGGCACCTTGATAATTGGTTTTCGGTTGCCTTTGACTGCAAACGGGAGGCTGTTGGCCTGCTCGTAGATGTTCTGAACGAGCTTCTCGATTTCATCCGCATGGCCGGTCGTAGACAGAAACTGAGAAACGGCTTGGTCGTAGTGGTTTTTGTTGTCGGTATTCAGCCGCTTCCAATTGATGTTTTTAAAATGCTCCAACAGCGGTTGGGAATTCGGTGGAAGGCTGACCCTTCCCTGCTCGACGAGCACCGCGATGATGGGATATCCCGCATAATGCTGCCAGTACGTCGCGTTGTCGTTGGAGGAATACAGTCCGTCGGAAATCATCACCGTATAGCGTTTCATGTGGGCCGATGAAGTCACGATGGCCTTCGATTCCGGACCGCACAATTGAACACGGCCATCCGCCACCGCACTCAAAGCCTCGTATATCTTTGCAATCGGGGTTGGTTTTCTGAGAATATCAGGCATATGGAGACTTCCTTTCGATACGTCATTGACAAGGGCTAAATTTCTGAACCGGCAGCAACCAGATTACGGTTGCGACCAGACCGTCGCGATTACACTGAATACGTATGCGAAATTGCGGCCAGAGCGGTTGGATGAGTTTGCCGACGCCGTTGTTAGGGCGCGGGCTTCGGAGATGGAAAGATGACCTACAGTGTTGACTGGATGTTGACTGTAGCAGGGCATGTGCGGCAATATTGACTAATGTTAACTGTTTTGTTTTTCCATTGTTTTGGCGATACCTTGGAACCCCAGTGTTTCCAATGGCTCTAAGTCGGGATGACAGGATTTGAACCTGCGACATCCTGCTCCCAAAGCAGGCGCGCTACCAAACTGCGCTACATCCCGATGTGCCAAGCAAAACAAAGCACAATCAACAAGTATAGCGCAACCCCGGCCACACGACTCGCTAGAATGGGCAATAGCAAAAACAATAAACAAACATGAGTGCAACAGGCGTGACGAATTCTGAACCCCAATCGCTAAGCAGGCATAACGGAAACGTCCACGGCGACAGATAATAATCACAAGTTACGTGGCCATCGCCAACGTGTATCGGTCACCAACCAACAGCAAACCGAAAATCGGCACTCATCTGAAACACGAAAAACGACAACACACGAAGGGCAACAATGGGACTGCATCAGCGCACGGAGACCTCGGGACTCATCTCCTTCCTTATCTGCGCGATTACCGGAGCAAGCGGCATGGCGCTATGCGTCTCGGCACTGCCGGCCTCGTGGATGATCAGCCGACGCCAGTTCGTCATCGCCTCCATCATCATCGCTGCGTGCGGCACCATCTCCTTCATTTTCGGCTACGCACGACGCTCAAGTTCGTTCAACACGCACAACCGTTGGATAGCGATTCTCCGACGCCTGGTCGAAATCCTCGCACTCGCGACGGTCTACGCCTCCACACTGTTCCTCACCTCGTTTGCGATTCTGAGCATGGCCAACAACCTCATGGGTACGATGTTCCTCGAATACATCGTGGCAGTCTGCGCCGGTTTCTCAGGCGTCGCAGGCTACGTCACCTTCGTACAGGCCGAACTGATGGACGCGAAGACATTGGCCGGCTTATTGCCGCTTTTCGTGGTCGCCGGCGTCAGCGTCGCAGGCCTGACGACGGACGATCCGAACTGGTACACCAACAATTTCTCGCAACTTGGCGACCGCACCACCTTCGCCGCGCGCATGTTCAACTCGACCCTGGTTCTGGCCGGCATCTGCATCATTATCATCAGCTACTTCGCCATTTCCGAGCTGGTCACCTCATATCGTCAACGCCAGGAATGGAATCAGGAACAGGGCCCGCTGCACTCTAGTCATATCAAGCACTATAAGGCACGTCTGATCTGTCTTTCAGTGATGCTCGCTTTCTCCGGT is a window from the Bifidobacterium sp. ESL0745 genome containing:
- a CDS encoding ABC transporter permease, whose translation is MGLHQRTETSGLISFLICAITGASGMALCVSALPASWMISRRQFVIASIIIAACGTISFIFGYARRSSSFNTHNRWIAILRRLVEILALATVYASTLFLTSFAILSMANNLMGTMFLEYIVAVCAGFSGVAGYVTFVQAELMDAKTLAGLLPLFVVAGVSVAGLTTDDPNWYTNNFSQLGDRTTFAARMFNSTLVLAGICIIIISYFAISELVTSYRQRQEWNQEQGPLHSSHIKHYKARLICLSVMLAFSGIAFIGIGTFRYTPHPILHNVFARGIVVVMGLLLLTLPWLAPQLSLAIYAAGYLAIAVCGFVLIQWLNGANTMTNVEALAGLVFLGWFIMFSRQIAAIEADRIAEQVLHADEEQSKTDLDTANIAETIPSSVEKNHRMHSRIAATQ
- a CDS encoding Fic family protein → MPECGRFVDPYLIAGTDVLKNLVGAKTQKDLLHAESMLVTYSSAILRSKQLHAEGTISQLCSIHRSLFFEVYPWAGEFRTVDISKGGSTFLPVAFLATGSHHVESVLQKDAMLKGMDRKTFIQRLSVNYDNLNNLHPFREGNGRAQRIFWELVAHDAGWHFDWGLVTKSFNDQASIAAMHDDDLSLLKRMFDTIVKPLDEPLVAGPDLQALSHGEYVPSQTSGIRIDETQSAKLYQLYIDKERKEK
- a CDS encoding aldo/keto reductase, whose translation is MTILDEDYTLNNGVKIPKLGFGTWLIDDDKAGAAVQTALACGYRYVDTAQAYENERGVGEGVRASGLKREDVFVSTKVRAEHKDYQSAKDSIEASLKALDVDYIDLLLIHAPEPWSHFHEGDHCFEGNLEAWRAMEEAVKAGNVRAIGVSNFEDVDLDNILQHGEIKPVVNQLLTHVGNTRFDLLDTAKKDDILVEAYSPIAHGEMAGNPTLTRMAERYDVSVPQLMIRYCLELGTLPLPKASSEAHIRANAEVDFSISTEDMQTLRNMPKVKDYGEASDFPVFSGR
- a CDS encoding GNAT family N-acetyltransferase, with translation MCEISIRQAVRNDAAALQKLNKNCLGYDYPLDRTSERLAELLANPDCRIFVAEKNGNAVGYVQANTYKATYGDPAVNVMGLAVSQDARGNHAGRRLMEAVEAWARNINAKEVRLNSAEFRKDAHKFYQAIGYTLDKMQTRFGKRLR
- a CDS encoding type II toxin-antitoxin system prevent-host-death family antitoxin: MSIEVPLDTMVPISTFSRGGASKAFARVKDGRPVTVLRNNEPTYVIVDRHDYEELRQAQIEQENAEARRQVEAGEGHTFSSVQEMRNFLDA
- a CDS encoding CPBP family intramembrane glutamic endopeptidase → MMLTPDHEDVKTGKKQAAARTLVHFLAFILIFLVLYVPAFMLVKHVLHIQRHASGENRWMQSMSVSAPLEVAAVVIAYLVVVMLLEKRRNPYELWLSRLPGLLVGMLAGFGVIALCVGILFLTGSYHVIDFNPDYSPWMDIFVMGVCGGIGEEIACRGIIFRLLEEWIGTWGGVLVSALLFGLMHLNNPGATLWGALALAIESGVLFAAIYAWTRSLWWVIGFHAMWNVAEGPIFGSVVSGTGKQSSWLIASWQGPAILTGGAFGFEASIVPVVVCGAIAMFLLVFLQKEGKMVKPLWKRSISSL